The following nucleotide sequence is from Dialister pneumosintes.
CTTCATCAGGAACTGTAAAAGAAATTAGCGCTGAACCATTTCGGGTCACTACATAATGACCACCTTTTTCTATATTCCATTCATCTTCTTCTCTAAGTTCTATATAGTTGGAATACACCAAAGCAGATTTCATGTTTTTTACTACATGATAAGGAGATGGACTCTTGGTAATAAAGTGAAGAAGATCTTTGGAAATATCTTCAAATGTAGTTTTTCTCATTATTTTTTATGATTTTTAGCAACTTTTCGTTGATAAACAGCTTCTGCCATAGCGGCACGAGCTTGTATAACCGGGTTGGAAGAGTCAATGGATTCAGGTGTGAAGTTACTTGTATAGTGGAGTTTTTTTGTCTTTTTTTCCAATTCTTTTACTTGAATGGTGCCCGCAGTTCTATCATATATGTATGTATATGTACAGGTTCCATCTTCAGGAAGTTTTTCAATTCCAACAAATTCTAATATTTCATGCCCTTCTGAATTTTTTTTGAAACGGGAGAGCCCCATATCAATAGTTATTGTATCGTTATATTTCCAGAACATTTCTGCAGATACCGGCAAGTTGCTTGCTGCCGATATGACAGCAGTTAATCCGCATATAATTAAAAGTTTTTTCATAATGTATTCACTCACTTTCTTATAATATATAATAACTATTATATTATAACATATTGTGCGATCGGGTATAGTCTTAACGCTTATATCCTTTGTTGTTACATTATGCAGATTTTTATTTGGACCATGTTATAATAAAATATATTTCTTTATAATAAAATGGTATGAATAGGAGGCGTTTTTTTGAATCAAGATATTAAGATGATTGCTATTGATTTAGATGAAACTCTTCTTAGAGATGATATTTCCGTTTCATCCTATACGAAATCAGTTTTGAATAAAGTACAAGAGCTTGGAATTCGTGTTGTTATTGCAACAGGAAGAATGTTTCAGGCAGCACGTCCGTGGGGTATAGAACTTGGACTTGGGGATGTGCCGATGGTAGTTTATACCGGATCTATGACCGCAATGTGTCAAAGTGGAACAATTATTAATTATTTACCTTTAGATCTTGCATTGGCTAAGGATATTTTAAGAGAAGGGCGTAAGCATGGTTGGTATATGCAATTCTATGCGAGAGATGAACTATACGTACCTTTTCGAGATGAGAGAACTTTTACTTATGAAAAAAATTGTAGAGTTAAAGCAAAAGT
It contains:
- a CDS encoding Cof-type HAD-IIB family hydrolase, encoding MNQDIKMIAIDLDETLLRDDISVSSYTKSVLNKVQELGIRVVIATGRMFQAARPWGIELGLGDVPMVVYTGSMTAMCQSGTIINYLPLDLALAKDILREGRKHGWYMQFYARDELYVPFRDERTFTYEKNCRVKAKVIGDDFWNPTEAPIKILVFEQDAKVMEQVSHVMIEKFGNRAGYVRSSECFFELNSKDASKGYALEALCLQWDISPDQMMVFGNAGNDISMLELTPWSFAVKNATESVKKVAQFITDSNNDDGVAKALEKYILKK